From one Pontibacillus sp. HMF3514 genomic stretch:
- the hutP gene encoding hut operon transcriptional regulator HutP, whose translation MTKTVNIGKMAVLIATLSEEELIHFEDQLKGYTYCSGKAGSMNMQKVISSVETAAKRNGIIQDEVYRETHALYHAILEALEGVTRGQLAIGDTMRTVGLRFTVVRGRPYDRPQEGEWIAVSFYGTIGAPVKGLEHETIGLGINHI comes from the coding sequence ATGACAAAGACTGTAAATATTGGCAAGATGGCTGTTTTAATAGCAACTTTATCCGAAGAAGAACTCATTCATTTCGAGGATCAGCTCAAAGGCTATACATACTGCAGCGGAAAAGCTGGCTCTATGAATATGCAAAAAGTCATTTCATCCGTTGAAACAGCTGCTAAGCGGAACGGCATCATTCAAGATGAAGTGTATCGAGAAACCCATGCGTTATATCACGCTATATTAGAAGCATTAGAAGGTGTAACACGTGGCCAGCTCGCTATAGGAGATACGATGCGAACCGTAGGACTTCGTTTCACAGTTGTTCGAGGACGCCCATACGACCGACCACAAGAAGGCGAATGGATTGCCGTTTCCTTTTATGGAACAATTGGGGCTCCTGTTAAGGGACTTGAACACGAAACAATTGGTTTAGGAATTAATCACATTTAA
- a CDS encoding Xaa-Pro peptidase family protein: MTKRLKELSNWLKEQETDVAFINSTENVFYLTGFHTDPHERLMGLFVFQDAEPLFVVPGMEVGQVKDSGWPYEVIGYADHENPWDLIKESVDKRDVSNANLIAFEEEVLTYLRSRALQALFQTAKVRPIEEKLNEMRVVKDEDEIAIIRRAAEFADYGVKVGVEALQEGITEMEVLAKIEYELKKKGIREMSFSTMVLFGEKSGHPHGNPGDRKLQKGDLVLFDLGVVLDGYTSDITRTVIYKEVSNEQKEIYNTVLSAQIASLEASKPGNRIGDLDKIARDMIINAGYGDLFPHRIGHGLGINVHEFPSMSHLNNDLLKIGMTYTIEPGIYDPNVGGVRIEDDVLITKEGHETLTKYPKELQIIG; the protein is encoded by the coding sequence ATGACAAAGCGATTAAAAGAATTATCGAATTGGTTAAAAGAACAAGAAACAGATGTAGCCTTTATAAACTCAACTGAGAATGTATTTTATTTAACAGGCTTCCACACCGATCCACATGAACGCCTAATGGGACTTTTTGTGTTCCAGGATGCTGAGCCATTGTTTGTCGTACCAGGAATGGAAGTGGGACAAGTGAAGGATTCAGGCTGGCCTTATGAAGTGATTGGGTATGCAGATCATGAAAACCCATGGGATCTTATCAAAGAGTCCGTTGATAAACGAGATGTTTCCAATGCAAACTTGATAGCGTTTGAAGAAGAGGTTCTTACATATTTACGTAGTCGGGCTTTGCAAGCATTGTTCCAGACAGCAAAGGTACGTCCGATTGAAGAGAAGTTAAACGAGATGCGCGTTGTAAAAGATGAAGATGAAATTGCGATCATCCGCCGTGCAGCAGAGTTTGCTGATTATGGTGTGAAGGTTGGAGTCGAAGCGCTTCAAGAAGGTATTACGGAAATGGAAGTACTCGCAAAGATTGAGTACGAGCTTAAGAAAAAAGGCATCCGTGAAATGTCCTTCTCTACCATGGTGCTATTCGGTGAGAAATCTGGTCATCCACACGGGAATCCTGGAGATCGTAAGCTTCAAAAAGGTGATCTCGTGTTATTTGATCTAGGTGTTGTCCTTGATGGTTACACATCAGACATTACTCGTACCGTTATTTATAAAGAAGTATCTAATGAGCAAAAAGAAATCTATAATACAGTACTGTCAGCGCAAATAGCTTCACTTGAAGCAAGCAAGCCTGGTAACAGAATTGGTGATTTAGATAAAATTGCTCGCGATATGATTATCAATGCAGGGTATGGCGATTTATTTCCACACCGTATTGGGCATGGATTAGGCATTAATGTACACGAATTCCCATCTATGAGTCATTTAAATAATGATCTCCTTAAAATAGGGATGACGTACACAATTGAACCAGGCATCTATGACCCGAATGTAGGTGGCGTTCGCATTGAAGACGATGTTCTTATCACAAAAGAAGGACATGAGACGCTAACGAAGTATCCGAAAGAATTACAGATCATAGGATGA